The Erigeron canadensis isolate Cc75 chromosome 4, C_canadensis_v1, whole genome shotgun sequence genome window below encodes:
- the LOC122597071 gene encoding uncharacterized protein LOC122597071, with translation MCIDYRELNKLTIKNRYPLPRIDDLFDQLQGASHFSKIDLRSGYHQLRVREEDVPKTAFRTRYGHYEFLVMPFGLTNAPAVFMDLMNRICRPYLDKFVIVFIDDILIYSRSKDEHEKHLRIILQLLRDEKLYAKFSKRKGIHVDPSKIEAIKKWEAPKTPTEVRSFLGLAGYYRRFIQGFSKIAVPLTQLTQKSREFIWGEEQEQAFQTLKNMLCEAPILALPANVVADALSRKVNTKVPRARISYLQVRMSLRDRFLGDQAKAFEGKNIKDEALCGMEMRFDKDDEGILYFREELGYRRSPMCWIETGERSLATVDFVQETTDKVAIIKEKLKAARDRQKSYADQRRKPLEFEVGDKVLLKVSPWKGTVRFGKRGKLSPRYIGPFEIVARIGPVAYKLKLPQELGDVHDTFHVSNLKKCVADDSKVVPLEELRMEDKLQFREEPIEVLDRDEKRLKRSKIPIVKVRWDTKRGPEFTWEREDFIREKYPHLLPKQTQIPGRNSSKGVRM, from the exons atgtgcatagactatagggagttgaataagctgacgatcaagaataggtatccgctgccacgaatagacgatttgttcgatcaacttcaaggagcgtcgcatttctcgaaaatcgatcttagatccggctatcatcagttgagggtacgagaagaagatgtacctaaaacggcTTTCAGAACGCGCTATGGGCATTACGAGtttctggtgatgccatttggtctcacaaatgcgcccgccgttttcatggatctaatgaaccgaatttgtaggccatacttggacaaattcgtcatagtattcattgatgatattttgatatattctcGTAGTAAGGATGAACATGAGAAGCATTTAAGAATAATATTGCAATTACTTAGAGACGAGAAGTTGTAtgctaagttttctaa ACGAAAAGGAATTCATGTCGACCCATCTAAGATAGAGGCGATTAAGAAGTGGGAGGCACCAAAGACGCCAACGGAAGTGCGTAGCTTCCTAGGATTGGCAGGTTATTATCGAAGattcatccaaggattctcCAAAATTGCGGTACCTCtgacccaattgacccaaaagTCAAGAGAATTCATATGGGGTGAAGAACAAGAGCAAGCGTTCCAAacgcttaagaacatgttgtgtgaagcacccatactagcgttgccg GCAAACGTCGTTGCCGATGCACTTAGTAGGAAGGTGAATACTAAGGTGCCAAGGGCAAGAATCAGCTACTTACAAGTAAGAATGTCTCTAAGAGATCGTTTCTTAGGagaccaagcaaaggcctttgaaGGGAAGAACATTAAGGATGAAGCCTTGTGCGGtatggaaatgaggtttgacaAGGATGATGAAGGAATCTTATACTTCAGGGAAGAGCTTGGGTACCGAAG GTCTCCGATGTGTTGGATAGAGACGGGCGAAAGAAGTCTAGCTACCGTCGATTTTGTCCAAGAAACAACGGACAAAGTAGCtatcattaaagaaaagcttaaagccgcCAGAGATCGGCAAAAGAGTTATGCGGATCAAAGAAGGAAGCCCCTAGAATTTGAAGTCGGCGACAAAGTGCTCCTAAAGGTGTCGCCATGGAAAGGAACAGTGAGATTTGGTAAGAGAGGAAAGTTAAGTCCTCGATACATTGGGCCATTTGAAATTGTGGCTAGAATAGGCCCTGTGGCCTATAAGTTGAAATTACCCCAAGAATTGGGAGATGTTCATGACACTTTCCATGTGTCAAATTTAAAGAAATGCGTGGCGGATGATTCGAAAGTAGTTCCACTCGAGGAACTACGAATGGAAGATAAGCTCCAATTTCGCGAGGAACCAATAGAAGTTCTTGACCGCGATGAGAAACGCCTTAAGAGGAGCAAGATCCCTATAGTTAAAGTCAGATGGGATACAAAGCGCGGACCCGAATTTACATGGGAGCGCGAGGACTTCATACGTGAGAAATATCCGCACTTACTCCCTAAGCAAACTCAAATTCCGGGACGGAATTCTTCTAAGGGggtaaggatgtaa